In Curtobacterium sp. MCPF17_002, one genomic interval encodes:
- a CDS encoding DUF4064 domain-containing protein → MTNDDRSNEDRTGDGQVPRWGDAPQQPSAAADEPRYGERAEAPRYGERAPEHETPQYGQQQYGQAQDSQQQGQYGQQQPYAASSAPASAGAPSWQGYEEPKRKKKTVGVVAFILGLLALVLGVIGGYIMGSALANSDALGSIVQNGGTTSFNQEDATRDLMNDPAVVSQLAGGAVVAGIAAILGLWALVQGIIAVVTKRGRGWGVFAIVLAVVATIATFGTYIGVAAAAAAGAGS, encoded by the coding sequence ATGACGAACGACGACCGGAGCAACGAGGACCGGACGGGCGACGGCCAGGTGCCGCGCTGGGGCGACGCCCCGCAGCAGCCCTCCGCCGCGGCCGACGAGCCGCGGTACGGCGAGCGGGCCGAGGCTCCTCGCTACGGCGAGCGCGCCCCCGAGCACGAGACGCCGCAGTACGGGCAGCAGCAGTACGGGCAGGCGCAGGACAGCCAGCAGCAGGGCCAGTACGGGCAGCAGCAGCCGTACGCCGCATCGTCGGCACCCGCGAGCGCGGGCGCTCCGTCGTGGCAGGGCTACGAGGAGCCGAAGCGCAAGAAGAAGACCGTCGGTGTGGTGGCGTTCATCCTCGGGCTCCTGGCACTCGTGCTCGGCGTCATCGGCGGGTACATCATGGGCTCGGCGCTCGCCAACAGCGACGCCCTCGGCAGCATCGTGCAGAACGGCGGGACGACCTCCTTCAACCAGGAGGACGCGACGCGCGACCTCATGAACGACCCCGCGGTCGTGTCCCAGCTGGCCGGCGGCGCCGTGGTGGCCGGGATCGCCGCGATCCTCGGCCTGTGGGCGCTCGTCCAGGGCATCATCGCCGTCGTCACCAAGCGCGGTCGCGGCTGGGGGGTCTTCGCGATCGTCCTGGCGGTGGTCGCGACGATCGCCACCTTCGGCACGTACATCGGTGTCGCTGCCGCGGCGGCGGCCGGCGCCGGTTCCTGA
- a CDS encoding SprT-like domain-containing protein gives MTTLEAVRARAEHLMTVHLGVSGWSFGFDHAKTRAGQCDFARKRITVSRHLAVRFSEDDVDQVLLHEIAHALAGARAAHGPTWRRTAEGLGYTGSRLYDGPVASELAPWIGSCPAGHEHFRYRTPTRPLACARCSRRFDARNVITWNRRPAEDRRATA, from the coding sequence GTGACCACCCTCGAGGCGGTCCGCGCCCGAGCCGAACACCTCATGACGGTGCACCTCGGCGTGAGCGGATGGTCGTTCGGGTTCGACCACGCCAAGACCCGTGCCGGGCAGTGCGACTTCGCCCGGAAGCGCATCACAGTGAGCCGGCACCTGGCCGTCCGGTTCTCCGAGGACGACGTCGACCAGGTGCTCCTGCACGAGATCGCGCACGCGCTGGCCGGGGCCCGAGCGGCACACGGACCGACGTGGCGGCGGACGGCGGAGGGCCTCGGCTACACGGGCTCACGGCTGTACGACGGTCCGGTGGCGAGCGAACTCGCACCGTGGATCGGTTCCTGCCCGGCTGGCCACGAGCACTTCCGCTACCGCACCCCGACCCGACCCCTGGCCTGCGCGCGGTGCTCGCGACGGTTCGACGCCCGGAACGTCATCACCTGGAACCGACGACCCGCGGAGGACCGCCGGGCTACCGCATGA
- a CDS encoding CGNR zinc finger domain-containing protein, whose amino-acid sequence MHTGQHIRTDAGSTWFFDAGRIALDFAHTGGFADDPDGRRPRAQLGELLMTPADLDEWLTDHTEPIDVGATARELQDARALRAAIARLAVAAAPAPASTAAERTAVAAGLRAGTGRTRPAPDDIDTVNLFAALPDVPPSLPGGRRRAGANRVRLAQALSSVARDAVSLFTEVGFDDVAADGQPTRLSRCSAEDCGLVFYDSSRGGTRRWCSMQRCGNRAKVRAHRARRATA is encoded by the coding sequence ATGCACACGGGGCAGCACATCCGCACGGACGCCGGTTCCACCTGGTTCTTCGACGCCGGACGGATCGCCCTCGACTTCGCGCACACCGGCGGGTTCGCCGACGACCCGGACGGACGTCGTCCCCGGGCGCAGCTGGGCGAGCTCCTGATGACCCCGGCCGACCTGGACGAGTGGCTGACCGACCACACCGAGCCGATCGACGTCGGTGCGACGGCGCGTGAGCTGCAGGACGCCCGCGCACTCCGCGCCGCGATCGCCCGTCTCGCGGTCGCCGCTGCCCCCGCACCGGCGTCGACGGCGGCGGAACGCACCGCGGTGGCGGCGGGCCTCCGTGCCGGGACCGGCCGTACGCGCCCCGCGCCCGACGACATCGACACCGTCAACCTGTTCGCCGCCCTGCCGGACGTGCCCCCGAGCCTCCCGGGCGGCCGACGCCGTGCCGGAGCGAACCGTGTGCGGCTCGCGCAGGCGCTCTCGAGCGTCGCTCGCGACGCGGTGTCCCTCTTCACCGAGGTCGGCTTCGACGACGTCGCGGCGGACGGGCAGCCGACGCGGCTGAGTCGCTGCTCAGCCGAGGACTGTGGACTGGTGTTCTACGACTCCTCGCGCGGCGGGACCCGACGGTGGTGCTCGATGCAACGCTGCGGGAACCGGGCGAAGGTGCGGGCGCACCGCGCACGCCGCGCAACGGCCTGA
- a CDS encoding Nramp family divalent metal transporter gives MTDTAAPPRTPERSPRRRGAGLTLLGPAFVAAIAYVDPGNVAANLTAGAKYGYLLLWVLVAANASAVVVQYLSAKLGVVTGKSLPEHLGLRMKRTPRLLFWAQAEIVAAATDIAEVIGGALALYLLFGLPLVAGGLITGVVSMIILSLHSRRGTRAFEAVVTAMLAVLTVGFCAGLLFAQVAPGELVAGLAPRFAGAESVMLAASMLGATVMPHAVYLHSALARDRHGDVPAGPERRRVLVATRWDVALALIVAGGVNICMLVLAAATLPGVPGTDSIPGAQRAIADHVGPVVGVLFAVGLLASGLASTSVGCMAGAEIMKGLLHVRIPLVVRRLATLVPAIVLLAVNADATMLLVVSQVVLSFGIAFAIVPLVVYTSRRSVMGDDVNAMTTRVVAGVIALVIVALNVALIVLTLGA, from the coding sequence ATGACCGACACCGCAGCGCCGCCGCGCACCCCCGAGCGCAGCCCGCGCCGGCGTGGTGCCGGCCTCACCCTGCTCGGCCCGGCGTTCGTCGCCGCCATCGCCTACGTCGACCCGGGGAACGTCGCCGCGAACCTCACGGCCGGTGCGAAGTACGGCTACCTGCTCCTCTGGGTGCTCGTCGCCGCGAACGCCAGCGCCGTCGTCGTGCAGTACCTCTCCGCGAAGCTCGGCGTCGTCACCGGCAAGTCCCTGCCGGAGCACCTCGGCCTGCGGATGAAGCGCACGCCCCGGCTGCTGTTCTGGGCACAGGCGGAGATCGTGGCGGCAGCGACGGACATCGCCGAGGTGATCGGCGGGGCGCTCGCGCTCTACCTGCTGTTCGGACTGCCGCTGGTCGCGGGCGGGCTCATCACCGGGGTCGTCTCGATGATCATCCTCAGCCTGCACAGCCGTCGCGGGACCCGCGCGTTCGAGGCCGTCGTCACCGCGATGCTGGCCGTCCTCACCGTCGGGTTCTGCGCGGGGCTGCTGTTCGCGCAGGTCGCTCCCGGTGAGCTCGTCGCCGGGCTGGCGCCCCGTTTCGCGGGTGCGGAGTCGGTGATGCTCGCGGCCTCGATGCTCGGCGCGACGGTCATGCCGCACGCGGTGTACCTGCACTCCGCCCTGGCCCGAGACCGGCACGGGGACGTCCCGGCCGGACCGGAGCGCCGCCGGGTGCTCGTCGCCACGAGGTGGGACGTCGCGCTGGCGCTCATCGTGGCCGGCGGCGTCAACATCTGCATGCTCGTGCTCGCCGCGGCGACGCTCCCCGGGGTGCCCGGCACCGACTCCATCCCGGGCGCGCAACGTGCGATCGCGGACCACGTCGGACCGGTCGTCGGGGTGCTGTTCGCGGTCGGGCTGCTCGCGTCCGGCCTGGCCTCGACCTCGGTTGGCTGCATGGCCGGCGCGGAGATCATGAAGGGGCTGCTGCACGTGCGGATCCCGCTCGTCGTGCGGCGGCTGGCCACGCTCGTGCCGGCGATCGTCCTGCTCGCGGTGAACGCCGACGCGACGATGCTGCTCGTGGTGAGCCAGGTGGTCCTGAGCTTCGGGATCGCCTTCGCGATCGTGCCGCTGGTCGTCTACACGTCACGGCGCAGCGTGATGGGGGACGACGTCAACGCGATGACCACCCGCGTCGTGGCGGGGGTCATCGCGTTGGTCATCGTCGCGCTCAACGTCGCGCTCATCGTGCTGACACTGGGCGCCTGA
- a CDS encoding DUF427 domain-containing protein, whose product MKAVVGETVIAEAPQEDLIQIEGNWYFPPSSVKSELFTESPTQYHCPWKGDTQYFTVNVDGQALQDNAWSYPTPIPSSFDRVGKDYSGYVAFWKGVRVVD is encoded by the coding sequence ATGAAGGCAGTCGTCGGAGAAACCGTGATCGCAGAGGCCCCGCAGGAGGACCTCATCCAGATCGAGGGCAACTGGTACTTCCCGCCGTCGAGCGTGAAGTCCGAGCTGTTCACCGAGAGCCCCACCCAGTACCACTGCCCGTGGAAGGGCGACACGCAGTACTTCACCGTGAACGTCGACGGACAGGCGCTGCAGGACAACGCCTGGTCGTACCCGACGCCGATCCCGTCGTCGTTCGACCGCGTCGGCAAGGACTACAGCGGCTACGTGGCGTTCTGGAAGGGCGTGCGCGTCGTCGACTGA